Sequence from the Qipengyuania pelagi genome:
CACGGCGAGCGCGGCGCTCGCCACGGCACGGGCCATCGCCGAAGTTTCGCCCGGTGAACTTGAAGTCAGGTCGCTTCAGGACTATTATAGCTGACGAATATTCAGCGATTGCCCCCCACACATTCGGTACTGCCATGATCCGCGATGGTGCGGACGGTCGATCGAATTGCCTGTGCGGGGGCCAAAACGAGATGGGGCCCAAGTCCATGGAAAAGGTACCGATGCTTGCCGAAGGCTATGAAAAGCTGACGGCCGACCTCAAGGTTCTGCGCGCGGAACGTCCGCTGGTGGTGGATGCGATCGAAGAAGCGCGCGCCCATGGCGACCTTTCGGAAAACGCCGAATATCACGCCGCCAAGGAACGCCAGGGCCAGATCGAGGCGCAGATCGCCGAGATCGAGGACAAGGTCTCGCGCGCGCAGATCATCGATCCGTCGACGCTTTCGGGCGACAAAGTAGTGTT
This genomic interval carries:
- the greA gene encoding transcription elongation factor GreA, with protein sequence MGPKSMEKVPMLAEGYEKLTADLKVLRAERPLVVDAIEEARAHGDLSENAEYHAAKERQGQIEAQIAEIEDKVSRAQIIDPSTLSGDKVVFGATVTLLDENDKPIKYQIVGQTEADANKGRISYNSPIARALIGKQVEDEIEVTVPSGDKFYLVEKIEFI